The Streptomyces sp. NBC_01268 genome segment AGGTCTTCGCGCTGAGCCCCGACGGCGCCGTCGTCGCCCGCCGCAGGCAGGCGACGCCCGGCTCGGCCGGCTGGGACCCGTGGGACGCCGGCTTCGGCGGCCCCGCGGGCGCCCCGCCGGTCGTCGCCGCCAACGCGGACGGGCGCCTGGAGGTGTTCCTCCTCGCCCCCGGCGGCACCGCGCTCACCCACCGGTGGCAGCTGGCGGCCGACGGCGGCTGGTCCGCCTGGAGCGCCTTCGGCACCGCCGCCGGCAACGCGCCGCGGGTGGCCCGGGACGGCAGCGGCCGGCTGACCGTCGCCGCCGTCGCCCCGTCCGGCGTGGGCTCCTTCCACCGGCGCCAGTCCGTCCCCAGCGGCGGCTGGGACGCCTGGCAGCCGCTGTTCGGCTGGTCCACCGCGGCCCCGCTGCTCGTCCCCGGCGCCGACGGCAGGCTGGAGGCGTTCGCGCTCGCTCCGGGCGGCGCCCGCCTCGACCACCGCTGGCAGACCGCCTCCGGTGGCCCGTGGGCCGCCGCCGAGGAGTTCGGCGAGCCGGGGGCCGTCCTCGTCGCGACCCCGTCCGCCGCAGCCGACGCCACCGGCCGCGTCCACCTCTTCGCGGTCACCACCGACGGAAGGATCCGCACCCGCGTCCAGGCCCGGCCCAGCGGAGGCTGGCTGCCGTGGACCGCGTTCGGCGACCGCGCGGTCGCAACGCTCCGGTCGAGCGCACCCGCTCCCTGACACTCCGTCACGAACCGGACGAGCCGGGAGAACCCGCACGTGTGGACCGTGTGGAGGCGCGCCGAAGTGGCCGATGCCACTCGGTGCATCACCGGTTGCAACCGGTAACGTTCGGTGTGTCGGACAGTGGTCGGCACGCGGGACGGGGGAGCGGTGAGCGGGATTGTCATCCACCTGCCGCAAGGCAGTGGCGGGGGCGTGGACGGGGAGGCCCGCGGCGACGCGGTGACCCTGAGACTCGGGCCCGGGCAGCGGGCCCGGTTCGGCCGGGGCTCGTCCAGTCTGCCCGTCGAGCTCCGCCTCGCCGACGCGGCGATCTCCCGGCTGGCCGGCGAGATCAGGGCGACCGACGACCACTGGCAGCTCAGCAACCACAGCACCACCCACAGCTATCTCGTGGAGAACCCGGAGGGCGCGGGCGAGTACCTGCGCGTCCCGCCGCGCCGCGCGGGCGCGCCGATCCCGTTCGAGTTCTCCCGGGTGGTGCTGCCCACCCGCCGCGACACCACGGTCTTCTTCCAGGTGTTCGCGCCGGACCACGTCTACATGGACCCGCGCGGCATGGGCGGCCTCGGCGAGAGCCGCACCCTCACCGCGTACTCCCTGGACGAGACCGCCACGTACTTCCTGGTGCTCGTCGCCCTCTGTGAACCGTGGCTGCGCGACCGCTCGCCCGTGGCGGTGCCCACCACCCCGCAGGTCGTCGAGCGGCTGCGCGGCCACGCCGCCTGCGCGAGGCTGACGGCCCGCGCGGTGAGCTCGCACATCGACTACCTCGCCGACGAGAAGCTGAGGATCGGCGTCCCCGGGGCGGCCGACACCGGCCGCACGGACCGCAGGAACGGCAAGCGCGAGGCCGTGGTCGGCCTCGCCCTGAAGTTCGGCATCGTGCGCGAGGAGCACCTCGTGCTGTTACCGCCGGGCACCGAACCCGCCGAGCGGGGACGGTAGGGGCGTGGTGCGGGTGGACGAGCGGACCGTCTGGTGGGGGAGCGGGCGGCCGGAACCGCTGCCCGAGGGCTGCCGGGTGGGCGACTGGGTCGTCACCGAGCCGATCGGATCCGGAGGCTGGGCGACCGTGTACGCGGCCCGGCCGGCCGACCCCGGGGGCGGGGCGCCCGAGGAGGTCGCGCTCAAGATCATGCCGACGGCCGGGCTCGCACCGCGCCAGGCCCGCGACGTCGCCGAGGCCGCCGCGCGCGAGGTCGAACTCGGGCGCAGGGCGGCGCACCCCCGTCTGGTGCGACTGCTGGACTCCGTCGTCCTCGGTGCCTGCGAGGACCCCGCCCTGGACGGCGCGATCGTCCTGGTCATGGAGCGGGCCACGTGCAGCCTGCGCGAACTGCTCGACGCCGGGGTGAGCGAGGAGGAGGGGGCCCGGCTGATCGCCGGGATCTGCGAGGGCCTCGCCCATCTGCACCGCGCGGGCTGGGTGCACACCGACCTCAAGCCCGAGAACATCCTCATCGGCGGGGACGGCTCGGTGAAGCTGTCGGACTTCGGCTTCGCCATCGAACTGACCGGCACCCACGGCTACACGCCCCCGATGGGCACGCTGGACTACCTCCCGCCCGAGCGCGGGCGGGA includes the following:
- a CDS encoding serine/threonine protein kinase, with the translated sequence MSGIVIHLPQGSGGGVDGEARGDAVTLRLGPGQRARFGRGSSSLPVELRLADAAISRLAGEIRATDDHWQLSNHSTTHSYLVENPEGAGEYLRVPPRRAGAPIPFEFSRVVLPTRRDTTVFFQVFAPDHVYMDPRGMGGLGESRTLTAYSLDETATYFLVLVALCEPWLRDRSPVAVPTTPQVVERLRGHAACARLTARAVSSHIDYLADEKLRIGVPGAADTGRTDRRNGKREAVVGLALKFGIVREEHLVLLPPGTEPAERGR